The sequence GCACAAATATCATCATGCAGGCATGCTAAATTCTCAGCTCAAGGTACACTAACTGACATGCATGTTTCTGCGTGGAACGCTGAATGTCTGGCAGGTATCAGCTGGAACTCATTCCCAAAAAACTGAACTACTGTTCATCCCGACCAATTCATTCATCTGTGTCACGGTCACCGGAATCAGAACATGAGCAcatgtaggaggaaacgaggaACCCCTTTGCGGTGGaatgcaaggaggcaggtaagttccgtCCGACTTAATCTGTGAACGCGATACAATGTAGGGTACAATATAGGATGGGACAGGActagaggaaggagttcagaagAAAGGATGTGATAAGGGCAGGAATGGTCTTACTAAGTGGCGAGTAGAGAGGAGCCAAGTCTCGATGACgcatgtcaatcaatgactgagggcctggcagtggccatcttgccaatttataggagtcacgttacctcctttccgtgttactcccatCATGTGAGAATCTGGACCTTGCAAAGACACATTTGTTCAAAGATACATTTGCAAAGATACATTTGTACTCTAGCCTTGTTGTCTCAAGACTAGAGTATTGTAATTCACTCCTGGCAGGTCTGCCTCTGAATGCCAATTGACCTCCCCTACTGATCCAGAATGCAGCTGAATAATGTCAGATTCTCCCTATCATTCATACACTCCCTCCGTTCCCTCCTGTAAGTGCCTGCATCATATTTAAAATCCTGATGTTTGCATACAAAGCCAAAAATGGTCAGTACCCTCCTTCCTAAGTGCAGCTCATGGGAGCAAAGATTCAATCAAAGCTTTATTTACCCCCACTCGACTTTTTTTCTGCCCTGCTCACTTGATCAACTTATGCCCGATGCATTGTCTCACCCGAACAAGGTTATAAGTATGATGATAGCTGCCAGGCTGATAACAATGACCAGTCCCACGATGATATTGTTAGTATTGGGGTGTAGAACCCATGTAGGCTTGGCATCATAATCCACTGGGAAAGACAGCATTGTTGGAATGGGCACAGGGGATGTTCTGAGCAGCGGATAAACTGAGAGagtgaaagaaagaataaaGTAATGTTACAGTACAACAATGAGGCTGACATGCAATGTGAATAATGTTAACTTTCTGGTTATATATATTAGGCAGTAAGTGGACATTTTGGCAAGGACCAAATTGCGATGTTAGACAGATGGgtcatgtggatgttacttgAGCATTCATCACCAACCCAAACTATATTACTGACCAAGCACACCATGGTAGTGCTTTCATTCAGCATGGTTGACACATGctgccacactgcaaaatgGTTCAAAAGACCTAAGGACCAGAAGATTGAGGTGCCTCCAAATTGCATTCCTATAACTAGTGGAGTTTTATAGTTTACAGTCGAATAgactataaaattattttactgaCATACAAAGATCAACATAGACTGGCCCCTGATTACCTAAGTGACTCGTTAACAGAGTACTGCCCTACATGAGGGTACCAAGAATTACTGGTACCGAAAATGAACAAATTCTCAGCAGGGGGACAAACTTTCGgctttggaacagccttcctGCTAATGTTCAGAACTCAGATACAGTGTCAAAGTCCCAGCTAAAGACACATCTTTTTAgccaagcattccataacagtTATTACTCACAAATACTATGATGATTATCACACCTAGGCTGTCCTGGATTGTCAACCGGGGCCATTATTGCATCTACCACAACCACTCGGTCCCGGCCATTCAATTCTAATCTTTTTCTCTCCGAGTTACTCTAGATCCTTGTTCTTGGTAATGATCTTCTGAGTTCCAGAGATCTTCatatggaccagtagcattaaaATGGACATAATCAAGATCATTAGCAAGAAACATCAAGGTTCATTTGACAACTTACTTGTTAGGTTGAATTTGATCTGAGAGAAGACAGTTCCGTGTTTGTCCTTTAGGAGGCAAAGGTACAAACCTGCTTCATCAACCTGCAACTGGTTTAGCACTATCTTAGATTCAGTGGTCACCACCAGTGTTTCAAAAGAGGACACctaaaattaacaaaatgtcatatttattatttaattactaCTGCTGTAATACAGAAACTCAGCCACTGGAGACACATGTGACTGTATTTCTTTATGACGTTCCCAAGCCCTGGATAAATGGGGAGTGTTGCACCAAGGAGAAAGTTTGTGATCCTACATTTTGAGGTCTCCAGTAGTAATGGTATTCAACCTGTCCAGTGATCAAGCTGTGCCAGGACAAATAGCAGTTCAACACCACCTCACCCCCTTCTTCCATTAACATATGATGCTCTGTAGGAAGTGAGACAGGAAATAGTTACAGTTTCAGTGTGTGCGGATAGGCATGCATGTGTGAACATGTGCGTCTCACCTCCACAGGATTTTGGATATGTTGTGGACAGACAGGTGTGCAACTCATATTGGCAGGATGTGCAGTTTATTAGAGTCTGATACAGCAAACCTGAGGAACACAAATACCATATAGACATTCATTCACACTGCCCCATTCCTGCTCACTACTTGCACACATTTAGTACAGACACCTCTCCAACATTAACCACCACACTTCAAAAGGACTCAAAAGCTCAAAAAACATGCCATGGATGTGAGACACACTGCGCCGTAGCCCTCCTGCATCCCACACCTTAACTTAGATGACAATTGTGTGGGTTTTTGGTTCccatctcagttttttttttctcccaaagTTGCTTCCAAAGTactatatgtatgtgtgtaaaattaaaaaatga comes from Denticeps clupeoides chromosome 11, fDenClu1.1, whole genome shotgun sequence and encodes:
- the izumo1 gene encoding izumo sperm-egg fusion protein 1 — encoded protein: MAASQLSCLLLLVCVLPAVEPCLQCDRVIKYLHDDFIDKLTGDTLQDQADIKDIIDHAYVTYKETSNRFHGVIDPTTMYRARTEYQSEFERFWKDEHSSYIKWEIIMIVVKGRQILEKHLKIFDGEGLCPNKCGLLYQTLINCTSCQYELHTCLSTTYPKSCGEHHMLMEEGGEVVLNCYLSWHSLITGQVEYHYYWRPQNVGSQTFSLVSSFETLVVTTESKIVLNQLQVDEAGLYLCLLKDKHGTVFSQIKFNLTIYPLLRTSPVPIPTMLSFPVDYDAKPTWVLHPNTNNIIVGLVIVISLAAIIILITLFG